The Pseudoalteromonas translucida KMM 520 genome segment GCCATTTAAAAAATCGGCCACTTTGCTGCCCACACTCGATTGATTATCACGATCGACACGGCCACCTGTATGGTAAAGTTCACTCGAACTATGTTTCATTAAATACATGGCAATCATAAAGTCGTTAGTAATAAAGAGTAAATCATTTCGAGGTGCTAAATGACGTGCAATTTCAAGTGAAGTGGTACCAGCATCAAGATAAACCGATGCATTTTCAGGCACAAATTGACTTGCTAGTTTGCCAATTACTGCTTTTTCTGCGGCATTCTGGTGCGCTTTCGCGTCATGAGATGGCTCATTATGTAATATTGTAGTTAACTGCACTCCCCCTGATACCGATAATACTTTGCCATCTTTTTCTAACTTTGCAATATCACGACGAATAGTCATGTGAGATACCGCAAGATTATCAACTAATTCATTGATACTAATAACATCTTGCTGTGAAAGTAATGATAAAATTATTTTATGGCGCTCTGCTGGGATCATAATGGCTAATGTCAGTTATTATTTTGTAGCTATCTTATCAACTCAACCTGCAACTGTGAAGTTATGCTTGTTATTGTTAAATAACTTTATTTTCCTGTAATTTCATTCGTACTTTCAACAATTTTTATATTTTTTCATGCCTAAAATGTTACCAATTGGTAAGTTGTGTGAATAAACTGCTTGACGACATTAAAATCCAAACATATAGTCACAACAATTAACGAGGATTAACACATAGAGCCAATATCTCAATAAAGGAAAGTACATGAACAATCAAATACCCTTCAATAAAAAATTACTTACTGGCGTATTACTGGCAGGTCAACTTTGTTTTATAAATAGTGTTGCTGCACAAGAAAATGGCTCAAATACCAATGAAAGACTCGAACAGCTTATTATAAAACAACAGCAGCAATTAGAAGCTTTAAAGCAAGAAGTTAACCTACTAAAAAACAAAAGCAATGATAATGTAGACGTCACTATGCAAGTGCCTGCAATACCACAAAGTAAGGTAGTTCATGCCGACCCTAAGGCTAAAACTAAGCTTGTTGTATCTGGCTGGGTAAACCAAATGCTATCGGTTGTTGATGATGGTGAAAGCGTTGATGCTTACATTGTTGATAATGACTTTGCTGAAAGCAGAATTAAATTTTTAGGTACTGTTGCAGCCAGTGATGATATGACTATAGGCGCAAAAATTGAGCTTACTATTGCACCTAATAAATCTGGTAACGTAAGTCAAACGAACCAGGATGTTAATAATATTTTCGATCAACGATACACTGAGGTATATCTAGAAAGTCAGCGCTACGGCAAGCTATCGCTAGGCAAAGGCTTCACCCCATCACATTCAAGCGCATTAAGAGACCTATCTGGCACAGCACTTATTGCTAGTGCAAACGTGACGGATCAAGCCGGCGGTTTATTTTTTAGAGAACGTAATAGTGGCGCTTTAACTGATATTAGGATCCTCGATGGCTTTAATAGTTTTGATGGCCTAAACCGACGCAATCGCCTGCGTTACGATACACCTACTTTTAATGGCTTTAGCTTAGCTACATCTATTATTAGCGATAGTCGATACGATGCAACGCTATCGTACGAAGGACAAGGTAACGGGCTTAAAGTGATTGGCGCAGCCGCTATTGCTGAACCTAATTTGACCAATGCTGATTTACAATATGATGGCTCTGTTTCGGTACTTCATGAAAATACAGGGTTAAATTTAA includes the following:
- a CDS encoding DeoR/GlpR family DNA-binding transcription regulator, producing MIPAERHKIILSLLSQQDVISINELVDNLAVSHMTIRRDIAKLEKDGKVLSVSGGVQLTTILHNEPSHDAKAHQNAAEKAVIGKLASQFVPENASVYLDAGTTSLEIARHLAPRNDLLFITNDFMIAMYLMKHSSSELYHTGGRVDRDNQSSVGSKVADFLNGMNIDVAFVSTSSWNLRGLSTPSEPKVIIKKAVAKAAQKIILISDSSKYGKIGTFHALDIECFDIIITDSAFPESVRNELEEKGIQVAVG
- a CDS encoding porin, translated to MNNQIPFNKKLLTGVLLAGQLCFINSVAAQENGSNTNERLEQLIIKQQQQLEALKQEVNLLKNKSNDNVDVTMQVPAIPQSKVVHADPKAKTKLVVSGWVNQMLSVVDDGESVDAYIVDNDFAESRIKFLGTVAASDDMTIGAKIELTIAPNKSGNVSQTNQDVNNIFDQRYTEVYLESQRYGKLSLGKGFTPSHSSALRDLSGTALIASANVTDQAGGLFFRERNSGALTDIRILDGFNSFDGLNRRNRLRYDTPTFNGFSLATSIISDSRYDATLSYEGQGNGLKVIGAAAIAEPNLTNADLQYDGSVSVLHENTGLNLTLSGGMLERENQDNPSNLFAKFGLIRNYTSYGQTAFSLDYTRSKHLPNEGSESTAYGLSTVQQLNKFGTEVYASYRIYSLDLDMGNDVNDIQVLSVGARVKF